The sequence cttcagGAATAGCTTCTACATGTTCACGACACGTCGGAGTTTGAACTTCGATGTGCGAAAGCAGTGTTTCATATACTTGAGATGTCACTGCGCTTCCATTCTGGTCGGCTAGCTCAATCAGCCGTCGGTTTCTCAAGGCAACGTTGAACTTTTCATAATTGACCCGAATTACCATGTTAGGCTACTCATGGTCAGCATTCCACTACCATTAACCTGAGAAGCGAATAAACAACTCACATCCAATGCAGCCATCTCATCACTATGGTAATCATCGTCAGAAAAGTCATCCCCATCATCCTCGTCCTTGACATCATCCTCTAGAGGCCCATCAAGCTTTAGCCTTTTCCTAGGAGCAGATGAATCATCCTTTCGGAGGCGTCGTTTTACCCCTCGTAGCAAGCTCGCCGATGGAAGTGCCCGAGATATCCTACCATCAGTCCATTCTTTAACGAGCTTCTCTGCGTCCTCTATAAGCTTGGCTTCCAGCTTGTTACCCTTCAGGCCGTAGGAGTCACCGTTGCTTTTTGCTGCCTTAAGCGCTGCATCGAAATTATCCTCAGGGCTCTGAAAATGTTGATTGCGGACACGAGTAATAAAGCCAAAAGCAGCAAGCTGTTGCAATATCGTCTGGACCTGAAGCCCAGGGTCGGAGTCATGGTAACCATTGGGTTCCCGAACGGGTCCGTCTTGCTGGTAATCGTGCGCATGATCCGTACGGTTTTCCGTGTCATCATCCACGCCATTTACATCTTCGCCTTCTTCGCCGTGGACACCATTTATGCCATTTGCTTTCACAGGACGTTCGTGCCCCGGTTGGAGTTCAGGCAGCGATTCGAGATAGCTGATTTTCGCATGGCCAAGTGCCAGGAGGGTAGACACGATGCTGGCTGCATGGTTACCCAGTCTTTCTTCGACCAACTGTATAATCTTCCCCGATCTCACCAAGTTATAAGCGGACCTCCAGTTGGATTCGTAGTATGTGATACCATCGTCGAGGGAGGTACAATGGAAGACGAGATGCTGTTGGACGAGGACGGCGAGTCCATGCTTGACCTGCCGGGGAGACAGGTGGGTGTTCTGCACGATTCGAGGGAGCGGTTGCCGGCCATGGTTGAGCAGGTAGATGAAGATGAGCTATGAGGAGATGATCAGTTTTGAAGTTCCCGGCGGCGCTTAGTTCCGCCTCGATCCCGTTGAAGACGTAGGGATAATACGTACAGCGTATAGCTCTCCAAAATTATCCGTAATTAGAAGCTTGCAAAGCTCTGCGGCATACTGGTTGATCGCATCAGTTATCCCGCTTTCAAATAGCTGGGGTGGGGGGACTGGGACTGGATCAGCAGCGAAAAGGCCCCGACTCACCTGAGACATCTTTGCGAGCTTCTAGAGTGATGCCGGCCCCTCTAGAAGATGTCGTCGGGGTCACCTGCGGTCCTTCATCTGCCAGGAGAACGAGAGAGAGCAACGAACACGCGCACAGTACCTGCAAGAATGCCAGGGACGAGGCCGACTCAAAGCAACTTGCTCGACGGCTTTTTTGGCAAAATTACCGTGGTTTGCGGCCAGCGATACGCCAGCGATACACGAAAGGATACCGCACGTGACTCCAGCGAAAAGTATCGTCAACGCAGCCAATCAGCGCCGGGGTGATCAAACCTCATCCCAATTGGCGTGTTCCGAACAACTGAGATTGAATGTTTGGAAGGCTTTTTGAACCGACGCAAACGAGGTCACCCGGTCTTCTCGACTCGCGCAACCCCATCCTCCCCCGCcaattgctcttcttcttccttgcTTCTGTCTCCTTCCTTCATCATCACATGCGATGATGCTGTCGCGAACCTCCTTCGGCCGGCAAGCCGTACGGGCTTTCCGAAAACAATGCCTGTCCACCTCTCAACGGGGCATGGCCTCCGCAGCCGCTCCAAAGGGCTACGACTACGAAACCACTGAAGCCGCTGGCGTGAAGCTCGCTTGCCAGGACTTCCCAGCCCCGACCACAACATTGACCGTCGTCGCCAAAGCCGGCTCGAGATACCAGCCATTGCCTGGATACTCCGATGCGTTGGCCAACTTTGCGTTCAAGGTGGGACGATTTCCCCGTATTCAGCCGGAAATGTAGACCGGAGTGTGTTTGGAACATCAGGAGCTGATAGAATTTCCTCAATTGACAGTCAACGACGAAAAGATCGGCGCTACGGATTACCCGAGAATCCGAATTGCTTGGAGGGCAGTTCTCGGCTTACCACTCGAGAGAGAACGTGGTCCTCACGACGAAATTTCTGAGCGCTGACCTTCCCTACTATGCCGAATTGCTGGCGGAAGCCCTCTCAAATGCGAAATATTCAGGTAGGCAGGCGTTTCGATGAATCAAGAGGGAAAGATGCTAACCTGGGTATTTAGCCTATGAACTCAGCGAAGTTGTCGTTGATCACGTCAAGCTTTCCCAGCAAGAATTGGTCGCCAACCCTTCGCTCCAAGCTCTCGATGCTGTTCACAACGTTGCCTTCCACCGCGGACTCGGAAACCCACTGATCCCGTCTCCTTCGGCTCCTCTGAATGTTGATGCCGACGGTGTTGCCGCTTTCAGCAAGAACGTATACACCAAGGCCACTACTGCTGTTATTTCAAACGGCGCCAATGCAAGCGAAGTCTCAAAATGGGTCGGCCAATTCTTCTCCGGTGTTCCCGCTTCCCCCGCATCCGGTGCCGTCGCTAGCGAAGCCAGCAAATATTACGGAGGCGAGCAGCGCATCGCCAGCCAAGCCGGAAACGCTATGGTTATCGCTTTCCCTGGATCCAGCTCTTTCGGCACCAACGGCTACAAGCCCGAATTCAACGTCTTGGCTGCCCTTCTTGGAGGTCAATCCACCATTAAGTGGTCCACTGGctcctctctcctctccaagGCTGTCGAGGGGGTCTCTGGTGTCTCTGTGTCTGCCAAGCAGGCCACCTACTCCGATGCTGGGCTTTTCCATATTACTATCTCTGGTCAGGCTGAGTCCGTTGCCCAAGCCAGCAAGAGCGTCGTGGAGACCATCAAGAAAGTTGCTTCTGGCAACATTGCGAGCGAAGATATTAAGAAGGCGATCGCATTGGCTAAATTCCGTGCCCTTGAATGTGGACAGAACCTCACATCCGGTGTGGAGCTTACCGGCTCTGCTCTCGTCCATGGCAGCCAGCCATTCCAGATTGCTGGGGTCGGCCAGAGCATCGAGAAAGTTACTGAGCAGCAAGTTAAGGAGGTACGCATAACCGTAATCCCCTTTCAAGCAGTTGAGTAAGAAAATGATCAAGCTAACACTGACATTTTTTTTCACGGTTTTTTAGGCCGCTAAGTCTCTTTTGGCAGGCAAAGCCTCCGTTGCCAGCGTCGGCGACCTCTTCCGCATCCCCTATGCCTCTGAGCTCGGTCTAACTGTGTAAATATATAAAGCCATCAAATATCTAACATACCCGAAGCTAAACTCATTTCTGTTTCTTCCTTCGTTTTCAAAATCTCCTACATTAAAAGCaaacaccaaaaaaaaaataagacAAAATATTTGTTGGAAGGGCGCATAGAGCCGTTTCCATACACTCGTCTCCCTGACAAGCTGTTTTCCTTTAGAATCATTCCCTGTGCCTGTCCAGCGTCTACTTCGAAGGCTTTTTCATTTATTTGGTGGcatctcttttccttttgggCTATCTATGAAAGGGGGACGAGAAAACGTAGCGAGTTTAAGTAGAAGGGGGGACCAAGGGGAGAAAAAGAGGTAATGAGGAGCGTGAGAAGGGAAACCCTCGACTCAAAAGATTGTTCGAATAGACCGCATGTACTGTACTTGTATTAAGAATGAGAGTGCAaattttgattttttttttttttttctggcTCAATTGATCCAATATGGTATAAGTATTGTATTTGGTAAGACACAAgtcattaaaaaaaagactACAATACAGGCAGTGTATGTAATCTAGAGAATTTCGTCAGATTATAAAACACACACGGTTATTCTATGCAAACACTTGTGTTTAACGAGTAAAAGCAAGGATTGAAATGGCGACGCGTCGCACAAGGCCCAAGATATTAGTTTATAGCTTCGTGCCTAGTGTTTGGCAGTGACCTTGTCACCGGTCAACTTCTCGACAGCTTCCTTAGCCCTACAGATACAGTGGTTAGCAGCAATTAAACGACTTGATGGTGGGAAGCATACATATCACCGAGAGCGACCATGCAGACTGTCTGCCAAATACCGAGACCGATGCGAGGAGTCACACCTCGGTACAATCCCTTGACTCCATTGGTGCTATAGATGTATTTCAAGGTTTTACCCACGGTCAAGTTCTTGGGGCGGTTGGGATCTTCGGTCTTGCTCTGCATCTCAACTCGAATAACCTCGATAGGCTGGTTCCAGGCTGACAGACCGCCACCCAGACCGCTAGCAATAACCTTTTCGAAACCGCTGAGTTTCTGGCCGTCTTCTTTGCCAGTAACTCTGCGGATCGCGCTTTCAGCCAATCGAGACAAGCCGAATCGTGAACCCCAGTTGGTAGTCTGGCGGATGGCGACCGCATTGACTCCCCTGTTGATTCCGCGAATACCTTCACGGCGATAGATATCCATGAAAGTAGCGAAGGTGCTGGGAGGCTTTACGCCAGCCGCAGCCATCTTATGCTTGGTGATCTCTACCGTCTTCATGCAAGTGCAGAAACCCATGGTTGCGTATGCCTGAGCGACACCGCCTGCCATACCTCCGCCGATTCCCGCAATAAAATCAGATGCACCGAAAGTCTTCGCGTGATATTCGGCTTCCGATGCCACGAAGAGGAGGACAGCACCTTTGGTCGATGCCTCAATCCAGGCCCACGGAATGAGTCCTTGAAAATCTATATCGTTCAAAACTTATTAGCGATGGTTGCGGGCTCACTATCTTAAAAAAAGGACACCTACAGCCGAGAACACCGCCACGACCCCAAATCCGCCCCATGGCTCCCGCAAAGCTATCGTTTCTGTTGGCAGCCATGGTTGTCTTGATCACTTCCAGCGGCTATTCAATCAAAAGAGTTAGCCATCCATTAACCAACCATACAATAGAGGGAAAAGTTACCTGTCCCAGCGTGGTGACCCTGATCGGTTGCGCAAACACAGTGTCAGCACCGCTGCTCTCAAATTCCAATTGACCTCCAGTTGATGTGGTACTACTACTTACTCGAACAAGTTCAAACCGGCGCCAACTAAGCCAATACGAACATAGATCAGCAAACTGGTCTTGAACCAAGCAGTTATAACAGAATTGTTGTAAGAGAATACTCACGCAGCAAGTTGCTGAACTTGACGGGTTTCTTCTCGATAGTTCGAGGAGCGCTGGTGGCGGAGGAAACCTGAGCGGCGGACATCTCTTGACACTGGGACGCTGAAAGGGGCCCTGACCAAGGGATGAAGGGGGCGTCTTCGCCGGTGTTGTTCTGGGTTTTTAGATTGGTTGTGGAATTGGGAGCAGAAGCGTCGCCTCTACTGCTGTTGTAGCCGAATGGGGTGGTTTGGAAGGCGAATGGATGGGGGCAAAACACGCAACGACGGCTGACCGTGAATTCAGTCCTGACTTGGTCTCCGAAGACGGATCTGTATTTCCTTGTGAAAGTTTTGCGGGATCACCGTGGTAAACGGGCGGAGTTTCCTTTACTCCGTGTTCTCTCTGGATAAGGAACGTTTTGCTCCGTAATCTGGCGGGTTCAATCGTTTAGCCAAGAATTCCGGATGCCGCGAGCTCGGGGGAAGCCCGTCCCCTTTCTGCAGCCGAAAAAGCCCTTGTGAAACCCATAAAACTCACCGAGGTAAAAAAGCAATGGAACGCAGCGATGCTTACACTTGAATTTCTGGAGGGCGGCGACAACGCTCTGAGCCTTGACAATAACAAGAATTTCGTCaataaagagaaaaaagaaaaaaaagggaaaggaagCTGAAGATCTGGGCTGAAACTGCAGATATAAACTCTCCGACCAACGAAACCTCCCCTGGGGCCAATGGCTGCTGACTAAGTCGCCCAACGCGAGCCAATCTCCctcaaacagagcaaacATCCTCAGAACGGACTAGCGGCCTGTGTCATCCACGATGGTGTGATTTATGTGCTAATCCTTATCAGGAAAGGTTCCCGATGACTCAGCCAACAGAATTTTAGTGTCAGGGCCCTCCGCGAATCAGAGGCCGTGTCCCGGCTGTGGCTGATAACATGGCGTTCTCAGCCCAAGCTCTTGGGAAGAGCGAGCTGGGCTTTGTTGAACTCAACAGCCAGCTCCGTGCTCCCAACAAACACCGCCCGCGACGGACAGCGAAGGAACGCGCCGGAATCCGAAGGTTGGGGGCGCTGTGTGCTCATCCTTCCTGAGGCATGAAAATTACAATGCCACTGATGCTGCCTGTAATAGGCAAAGCTGTAACGACCAGATGAGTCCATGAGAGGAGACGAGATGCAGAGCAGCACATAAGTGGCCTCATATTAATACACtggttaaaaaaaaaaaaaagcaaactCGCAGTACTTGGACTATACATAAATCAATAACCAAGAACCTCTACCCTACACCTCCCGTTTGAACCCTGAGAATCCCActggaaagaaaagaaatttgtGCTCGACGGAAAAAGTAAAAAGCGGAGGGTAGACAGTTTGGAAGGGAGAAAGCGAGCTCCCTAAAAGTAATAAATCGTGCGAGTCTCATGCCATATTGAAAACGCTGTAAAGCCAAGGGACTTGGATCTTTACAACTTGGCTCCAACCAACTTAGCATAAGCTTCGGTGCTGAAGGACTTGGGTCGCTCAATTGGAGCACCGAGAGCACGGTCAATGATCAGCTGTGGCAAGACGCCGAGCGCACGAGACACACCGAAGAGGACAGTGTAGTAGCTGGCCTCAGTCAAGCCATAGTACTGGAGGAGAACACCAGAGTGCTAGAGACGAAATATTAATTTTTGCGCGACAAAGGGAGGAAAGGAAGAGTGAAAGGAAACTCACAGCATCCACATTGGGGTAAGGGTTCTTAGTCTTGCCATGCTCGGTAAGAACGCCTGGAGCAATCTTGTAAACCTGGCTGACAAGCTTGAACATGGGGTCATCAGGCAGTTTGCGGAGAGCAAACTCGCGCTGGGACACATATCGGGGATCGGTCTTGCGGAGGACGGCGTGACCATAGCCTGGGACAACTTGGCCGGCATTCAATGTAGACCAGAGGTAGTCCTTGATGGCCTGGTCGCTAAGATCATTGCCAATGgccttcttcatcttctgaaGCCAGACAAGCACTTCTTGGTTGGCCCTAAAATACAAAGTCAGTATATTCAATTACTGAAGAGCGCCCGGGTTCAATGGCGACTTACAATCCGTGGAGAGGACCAGCAAGACCATTCAAACCGGCAGCAAGAGAGAGCATAGGAGAGCTGAGAGCGCTGCCGACAAGGTGAGTGGTGTGCGCACTGACGTTACCACCCTCGTGGTCGGAATGAATAGTGAGGTAGAGACGCATGAGCTCAACAAAATCCTTGTTTTCTCCGTAGCCAAGCTGATTGGCCAAGTTAAAGCCATAGTCCTTGTCCTTCTGGATCGGGGCGACCTTGCCATCCTTGAAGACATTGCGGTAGATCTTAGAGGCAATTGTCGGCAGCTTGGCGATCAAGTCCATGGAATCCTCGAATGTATACTGCCAGTAGTCCTTCTTGTTGATACCCTTGGCATAAGCCTTTGCGAAGGAAGACTCGTGCTCCAGGGCGGTCACGGCGAGGGAGAATTGGGCCATTGGGTGCAGAGTGCTTGGGCAGCGGTCGAGGAGCTCTTCGACGAACTTGGGGACATCGGATCTAGCAGCCCACTCGGCAGAAAGCGCGCGGACTTGTTGCTCGCTGGGGATTTCTCCGGTTAACAGCAGCCAGAAAAGACCTGTGTTTTTGGGTCAGTTTGTCCATTTTCCAAGCTACAGCACATTTATTCTCATCACAAGAGGGTTCCGCTGACCTTCTGGAAGAGGCTCCTCGCCCCCTGGGGCCTTAGGGAGCAGCTTCTGGCATTCAGGGATCTAAACAGCTGGTCAGACACTTTTTTGAAGGTCTTCATGGTAGTTCAAGGTGACGTACGGTGTATCCTCGGAAACGAATACCCTCCTCGGAGTCAAGAACAGATCCCTAGATACAATTAGCATCCATCTACGGTTCTCTTTATTCAAATTTATTCCGCTCACCTCCCAGACGAGGGATTTCACACCACGGGCACCTCCATAAACTTGGTCAAGGGTGACCTCTCCAATGACCTTGGAGCCGAATTCCCTATCAATGGCAGTGAATTGATTAGCTACTGGGCATCATAACCATCCCTTATCGCTAATCGCTAATCTCTCACTTTCTGAGCTTCTTCACTTTCTCAACCTCGCCGGGAAGCTTGTCGGCAAAGGTGTCTTTAAGGGACTGGAGCCAGCATCGCGCGCTCGTTAGCGTTCCGCACCTATATATTATTGTAATTCGGAACCACTGACCTTGGTCTTCGCAGATGAGTAGTAGCGAAGGCAATTGAACGCTGCAGACTGGACCACCGGCTTCTGAGCGATGGAAGTGGAACGGAGCGCAGCGCTCCCCAATCTGAGTGTGGATGCCATAGCGGGAAACAAACAATACCAACAAACCAAAATAATAAGGCTgtctcaaaagaaaaggtaGGAGTGGAGGAGAGAGTGGGAATTTATGAAGGGTGGATGagacgaaaaaaaaagaagaaacgcAAAAACAGATTCCGTCTTATTCTTGCCGTGTGGTTGGGGGTACAAGGGAATAATTTTTTTGCAGGCATGGCTCCGGAGCTGCAAACTGGTCCGTTACGGGACGGTACGGCCTAGCGACCAGCTAACTATTATTCGTACACGCTGGGACCGGATAAAGAGAAGTGTGTTATTTTACGGTAACCCTTGTAATAATTAACGACGGATATCCCGAAGCACGGTCCTTTTCCAGTTATCATATCATTAAACACATAGGCGATGGGTTTTCTATGCATATTATAACTTTGAAGCCCTTTCACTGTCAAAAATGCTATCAAGAAATAACCTGGCGTCGTCAAAATGTGACACGTTTGGCCAAATATTACTTATAGTCTTCCATGCCGTGCGTTCTTTACGCCCGAGCCGATGCTCCCGACGACACCGAAATCACCTCCCACGAGATACGAAATGTTAAACCATAATGCCGAGGCCCTCCATCAATGATAGTGCGGCGTACAAGACTTGATACCTTTCAACCCTTACTTGTTCTTACTGCCATTCTCCAAGCCCAAGTTTTCGTTTGCAGACGCATACATACGGAGCAATGGCATGGGTAACATGTACGTATTTTGTACCCTGCATGGAGTCTGGTACGGAGAAATATATTCGCTCTTATCTGGGGGCCGTTCTGTGGCGCAGCGCCGGTGCCTGCTTTAGAGCCCGAATCCTAGTTGAAGAAGTGATCGAGAACCAAAGCCAGCCCTATACATACACAGAACTTAAGACAACCAAGCCGAATTCTCTGAAAATGTATTCCGTACACTGTATTCCCTACTGCATACATCCTCTACAAACCTCTACTGCGAACCGACCAATGACGTCAGTATGGATGGCCTTTTACCGATTTTCAGTGGCCATTCTCGGGGCAGAGATCTGAGAGCCGTAAAATAACCTACTTAATGCATTTCCAAGAGTTCGAGAAGGAACACGGTATGGTGGTAACACAGATAATTGTTGCTAGAGCTCATGAAAATCAATCACGAAAACGAGGAATATCGAGGATTAAGTCTACCGAGGCTTATTTGCGCTGTCCCAATTTCGCTGGGCAAGATCTATGATATTCTTGTCAAGACGAAAACCCAGACTAAAGCAACGGAGTCGTTGGGTATGCATCGATCCAGCATGCATTAGGTATATGGTCCATTCACACGTGAATAAGACTCGGATGGAGAGATAATTCCATTGCTATATAcaaaatactccgtacatgcaCAGTCGGCTAGTGGCGCAAGGCCTAAGTAAGCAATCGTAGAACTGTCGACAGGGGCTGCTCAGGGCCAATCTCGGGTTTATGTTGGCGAAAATTCGCTCAACGGCTGAAGGCAGGGGGAAAAGTGGAATCCGCGATTCGCCGTATATATTCGGCAATCATGCGTCAAAGACAGTAAACTCCATTCAGAGGAAGCAATATAGACAAAGCAATGTCAGACTGCACTTCAGGCAGTCTAGACAAACCTACAAAGTCTTCCTGTGTGAGGTACTTTCATAATAACTAGGCATACCCAGCCCATTTGTGGCCTGAATGAAAAGCCGCAGGTCAAGTGCCcaaattattcttaaaagACTTGTTAAAAGATGATCTTAACTTCACAGAACTAGGCTGCATGCACAGCGATAACCGACTCAAGAAGTTTGATGGGATCTTGCAGCCAGATGGGTGTCCACCTGGACCATCACGTGAGGATAAAGTTCTGCATTTGGTATAGCGCCGCGCAAGCGAGTGCCTTTCTTCCTCCCAAACTCCCAAGATCTTCAACCCTCTTTTTTggttcttcttcatccaacATCATTTCTTCATCAACCTCTTCTTGTTGTAAAACCATCCTTCTTGTCCTTTAATCTTATCCAATAGGTGAATCAGCGACTGTACATGACTTTTTGACGTCGATAACGTCCGCTGTTTGCCTCGGTTCGACTGTAGGCCATCGCTCGTTGTCTATCTTGCGAAGAGCTGTAGTGCCACGCTTATCCATCACTCAGGTTCAAATCAACGTTGAATTTTATCGCCTCTATCACTTAGATACACTTTACCAACTGGTTTGAGGCCAACGAAGCCCTGTTTCGTGCAGTAGATCCCTCGAAAGTGAGCCTTTTTTTGGGAAGAGACCTAGCTGCTGCTCTTGTCGTTGTGACGCGTGGGAAATTGGCCAGAATATTTTCAGCGTCAGCTGGCCTCCATAACATTTTGAACTGGTATCAACTTCATTTCGCTCCAGCATGTCATCTGCAGTAGCAGAGCTGGATGGCTATCTCCAATCCATGCTTGCCCTCAAGCCCCCTGGTGTATCAGGCTCGAAGATAAACAGCATTACCTCTCTGTGTACAGCCAATGTCCAGGTATGGCCGCGCCTTTCTTTTTGACGACCGAATAATTATGTCGCGATGCGCAGCTGCTTTTGAGAAACACCTCGTATTTCGAACCTAGGCTAATCCTTTTCCTCAATGGTTCTTAGTCCGAGTCTGTCCTTATCCAAAAAATATATACCCACTTCAAAAGAGCACCAGGAACACACAAGCTTGGCGTACTCTATGTCGTAGACTCTGTAACTCGACAGTGGGTTGATTCCGCGCGCAGAGCTGGTCAATCAGCAGATAGCAATGCCCCAGATGGCACTTTTGCCGCGGGTGTCAAGAGAGTGACCGATTTACTTCCAGTGCTCATGGCCGATATTATAAACAATG is a genomic window of Coccidioides posadasii str. Silveira chromosome 3, complete sequence containing:
- the QCR2 gene encoding ubiquinol-cytochrome c reductase core subunit 1 (BUSCO:265325at4751~EggNog:ENOG410PJDW~COG:C~MEROPS:MER0015090~BUSCO:8516at33183) codes for the protein MMLSRTSFGRQAVRAFRKQCLSTSQRGMASAAAPKGYDYETTEAAGVKLACQDFPAPTTTLTVVAKAGSRYQPLPGYSDALANFAFKSTTKRSALRITRESELLGGQFSAYHSRENVVLTTKFLSADLPYYAELLAEALSNAKYSAYELSEVVVDHVKLSQQELVANPSLQALDAVHNVAFHRGLGNPLIPSPSAPLNVDADGVAAFSKNVYTKATTAVISNGANASEVSKWVGQFFSGVPASPASGAVASEASKYYGGEQRIASQAGNAMVIAFPGSSSFGTNGYKPEFNVLAALLGGQSTIKWSTGSSLLSKAVEGVSGVSVSAKQATYSDAGLFHITISGQAESVAQASKSVVETIKKVASGNIASEDIKKAIALAKFRALECGQNLTSGVELTGSALVHGSQPFQIAGVGQSIEKVTEQQVKEAAKSLLAGKASVASVGDLFRIPYASELGLTV
- the CIT1 gene encoding citrate (Si)-synthase (EggNog:ENOG410PFD1~COG:C~BUSCO:6354at33183), whose protein sequence is MASTLRLGSAALRSTSIAQKPVVQSAAFNCLRYYSSAKTKSLKDTFADKLPGEVEKVKKLRKEFGSKVIGEVTLDQVYGGARGVKSLVWEGSVLDSEEGIRFRGYTIPECQKLLPKAPGGEEPLPEGLFWLLLTGEIPSEQQVRALSAEWAARSDVPKFVEELLDRCPSTLHPMAQFSLAVTALEHESSFAKAYAKGINKKDYWQYTFEDSMDLIAKLPTIASKIYRNVFKDGKVAPIQKDKDYGFNLANQLGYGENKDFVELMRLYLTIHSDHEGGNVSAHTTHLVGSALSSPMLSLAAGLNGLAGPLHGLANQEVLVWLQKMKKAIGNDLSDQAIKDYLWSTLNAGQVVPGYGHAVLRKTDPRYVSQREFALRKLPDDPMFKLVSQVYKIAPGVLTEHGKTKNPYPNVDAHSGVLLQYYGLTEASYYTVLFGVSRALGVLPQLIIDRALGAPIERPKSFSTEAYAKLVGAKL
- the RPC82 gene encoding RNA polymerase III subunit C82 (BUSCO:343717at4751~EggNog:ENOG410PIIH~COG:K~BUSCO:4463at33183); protein product: MSQYAAELCKLLITDNFGELYALIFIYLLNHGRQPLPRIVQNTHLSPRQVKHGLAVLVQQHLVFHCTSLDDGITYYESNWRSAYNLVRSGKIIQLVEERLGNHAASIVSTLLALGHAKISYLESLPELQPGHERPVKANGINGVHGEEGEDVNGVDDDTENRTDHAHDYQQDGPVREPNGYHDSDPGLQVQTILQQLAAFGFITRVRNQHFQSPEDNFDAALKAAKSNGDSYGLKGNKLEAKLIEDAEKLVKEWTDGRISRALPSASLLRGVKRRLRKDDSSAPRKRLKLDGPLEDDVKDEDDGDDFSDDDYHSDEMAALDPNMVIRVNYEKFNVALRNRRLIELADQNGSAVTSQVYETLLSHIEVQTPTCREHVEAIPEGEEAEQYSVSIRLDTISRDLDIDLDLAGVIAGITPDNINGIKEDEDDEDEEGGPVSMKRRGPSRNYLVDQHLSFLAAEPSFFCTRRMQAGMITWAVEYRHLAKKLRHLELERLIEARFGGFAVRIVRVLAAKGKLDEKRLQEISLMASKDLRQILGQMASAGFVELQEVPRDAQRQPSRTMYLWFYDPDRVRFMVIEDTYKSMSRCLQRIRVEREKLKFLLQKTERSDVKGNEDRYLSAAELQTLKEWRDTEKLLLGEVARLDELVAVLRDY
- the YHM2 gene encoding Mitochondrial DNA replication protein yhm2 (EggNog:ENOG410PHBV~COG:C~BUSCO:10321at33183) codes for the protein MSAAQVSSATSAPRTIEKKPVKFSNLLLGAGLNLFEVTTLGQPLEVIKTTMAANRNDSFAGAMGRIWGRGGVLGYFQGLIPWAWIEASTKGAVLLFVASEAEYHAKTFGASDFIAGIGGGMAGGVAQAYATMGFCTCMKTVEITKHKMAAAGVKPPSTFATFMDIYRREGIRGINRGVNAVAIRQTTNWGSRFGLSRLAESAIRRVTGKEDGQKLSGFEKVIASGLGGGLSAWNQPIEVIRVEMQSKTEDPNRPKNLTVGKTLKYIYSTNGVKGLYRGVTPRIGLGIWQTVCMVALGDMAKEAVEKLTGDKVTAKH